One window from the genome of Crassostrea angulata isolate pt1a10 chromosome 2, ASM2561291v2, whole genome shotgun sequence encodes:
- the LOC128174018 gene encoding ornithine decarboxylase antizyme 2-like gives MSHAEIAETKTLARKRKKKRRKCLRYIVQTFCPASGTPYRLVQGLGRVPDAPHAVNVSFVTEGNGVGVSTEPPVSAKSLFIKENSRQAQLDNNRPVEVETRATANLSFTVYLSGQHKVTWETILKNRNLYVEVPNGILPEGSKESLITLLEYAEEKLCCEHVILCFCKSRNDRASLIRTFMFMGFAVACPGDPIVPMVPEVMYMVYRIDPDDLDDD, from the exons ATGTCACACGCGGAAATTGCCGAA ACGAAAACTTTGGCCCGAAAGCGAAAGAAGAAAAGGAGAAAATGCCTGCGTTACATAGTACAAACCT TTTGCCCAGCAAGCGGTACTCCATATCGCTTGGTGCAGGGCCTCGGTCGTGTTCCTGATGCTCCCCACGCCGTCAACGTGTCATTCGTGACAGAGGGCAACGGCGTGGGGGTTTCAACAGAGCCCCCTGTCAGTGCTAAAAGCTTGTTTATTAAGGAAAACAGCCGTCAGGCACAG CTGGACAACAACCGACCTGTAGAGGTGGAGACTAGAGCGACGGCCAACCTGAGCTTTACTGTTTACCTCTCAGGACAACACAAGGTCACCTGGGAAACCATTCTGAAGAATCGCAACTTGTACGTGGAAGTCCCCAACGGAATTCTTCCGGAGGGCTCAAAGGAAAG CTTGATCACTCTTCTTGAGTACGCAGAGGAGAAGCTTTGCTGTGAGCACGTCATCCTCTGCTTTTGCAAGAGCAGAAATGACCGAG CCTCCCTGATCCGGACTTTCATGTTCATGGGATTCGCAGTGGCTTGCCCTGGTGACCCTATCGTTCCCATGGTACCAGAGGTCATGTACATGGTGTACAGGATTGACCCTGACGATTTGGACGATGACTAA